GCAAAGCTGGGAAATGTGGGATAATTCAAATCAAGGAGAAAGCCACCAGCTCCTTCTCCACCCAGGGGCATGGGGGGCCAGCCAAGCTACAGTGCCACAGTGGGCACCAGGACATGCCTGGGCTGCTCAGCTTGAGTGTTGTGCAGGAGGTCCCCTTCCTCATCTGCTATGTCTGATCACAGGTAAAGAAGCTAAGAAAAATTAACCTGTGCCATTTTAAATACTGGATTTTGCATCTTCTTTCATGGTGGGGTCAGTTCTCAGGCAGATCAGTAAAAAATGGTTAAATACCTGCCAGCGTACTCATAAGAAACCCAGTTATTTCCCAGGCTCCTTTATCCTGAGACATAATGGCCAGCACTTCCCAACTATAAGTGACCTTATTGTTTGTCCTGTCCCCAAACAGTTGGACATCCTGTGGTGCCGAAGAAGCATCTGCCCTGTCTGCCTTGGAGTGCTGTTGGTGATGGGAAAATGGGGACACTACTCCAGCCATCTGACTGGTGAGTAAGAGACATAAATGGGGAAATTTGGTCATGGCATTTCCTCTTCCCTGCACTCCAGCTCTGCTCATTTCCCTAcaaaaactgcttttaaaaatcccagCACCTGGCTTCTGTTTCTGCCCATCCTgccagtccctgcccaagcagagggatggggtttggggcttTTCTCCTCAAATATGTCTTCAGAGAAGCCTAATTCCATGTATTGTGGTGGTTCAACTTTAAAATCAAATGATAGAATAGTATCAGATGGACTGGAACGAACATGCCTCCATCTGTCTAGTCTGGACTAGTATCTGTCCTGAAAGGAATTAAAACATTGAAGTATTCCAAGAGTGATATAAACACCTAGCTAAGGTATGAGCCACTTTGTGACCTTTTCCTtgttattctttaaaaaatgtaaaattcagTAAATACGAAAATACCCAAGCGATGGAAATCAGGATCCACACTGAGGAACTTGCGTGTGACGATGCGCTGCAATTCCGAGTGGCTTCCTCCATCGGCCACGGCAACGCTGCGCTATTGAGAGCAACAGATACAAAAGAAGCAAAACCTTTAAAAGTAGCATTTCTAGCTCTAATGGGAAGgaacaataaaattatttagggTATTTAGTAGAATGCTAAAATATGGACAGATATTAAAACATACTGAGTGGCTTATCTAGAAATGCAAAACGTTTCAACTTTGCAGCTGCACAAATCGCATCCACAGAACATGATAAAAGCTTCTGCACTGCTAAATATGCTGAAACCCTTGGATGAGCAGTAGCTAAAAAGCATCTTTAAATTATGGAAAAGATTCTAGGGTGGGTTTGTTGCCTTTTTAGAATCCTATCTGAAGAAtgtttaatttggttttggGCACTTTTTTAGACAATTGTTTGGCACTTCAAGCTTTAGGTTCTTAGGCACAATGCGACAAGGTGAGTTTGGCCAGTCCTTCACCGTGCATCCTGTAGAGCAGCTGGAACTCTGCAGGCAGCTGGTGGGACTCCTGCCACTTGGTGGTGAACTTGGTTCCCTTCTTGTCATAGTAGTGGTACGGGAGGTCCTCCCGCGTGTTGGGGTCAAAGCCGAAGGGCCAGAATCCGTACAGGTGGATCTCGTCACATATGGCCGACGCCAGGGTGTACATGAGGATACCTGTGCTCAGCCGCTTCGGGGACAGGTGCTTGTTCCGCCAGTACCTGGGAACACAAGATGGTGAGTCAGAATCAATCTGCCCAGAAATAACTGAAAGCTGCTCTGAAGCAACCACAACAAGGGGTCCTGACTAGCCAGACTGTGCCTCCTACATCAGGCATGAGGGAAAAAATCAGTTAAGAGATGTATTTGTACAAAGAGATGTATATGGCCACCTAAATGCAGGGCAAGCCCACCCACCTGTTAACGTGCTGCATGATATTTCCTGGCCAAGCCAGCTGGACCTTTAGCTGCCCTCTGTGCTCAACAAAGAAATCCACCAGTGTTCTCGTGACTGTCGCTGATGTGTGGAAGAAAAAGGCGGGGATCCAAAGAATGGCCCCATCGAGCTTTTTCAAACTTAAAAAGAAGTTGTTGCGATCCTGAATGGTCAAGAGGTTGTTGTAATACTTCTCCAGGATGCTGGGGTTGAAGGTGGTGAGGTTGGTCTTCCTTCCAACATCTTTCTGGAAAGCCTCGGTTGGAGCAAAATTG
Above is a window of Lonchura striata isolate bLonStr1 chromosome Z, bLonStr1.mat, whole genome shotgun sequence DNA encoding:
- the ST8SIA3 gene encoding alpha-N-acetylneuraminate alpha-2,8-sialyltransferase ST8SIA3; protein product: MRSCKMVRVASVLGLVMLSVALLILSLISYVSLKKDNIFGAPRAAGAAGPRMYMFHAGFRSQFALKFLDPSFVPITNSLGQELQDKPSKWVFNRSAFAHQRQEILQHVDVIKNFSLTKSSVRIGQLMHYDYSSHKYVFSISNNFRSLLPDVSPILNKHYNICAVVGNSGILTGSQCGQEIDKSDFVFRCNFAPTEAFQKDVGRKTNLTTFNPSILEKYYNNLLTIQDRNNFFLSLKKLDGAILWIPAFFFHTSATVTRTLVDFFVEHRGQLKVQLAWPGNIMQHVNRYWRNKHLSPKRLSTGILMYTLASAICDEIHLYGFWPFGFDPNTREDLPYHYYDKKGTKFTTKWQESHQLPAEFQLLYRMHGEGLAKLTLSHCA